The following are encoded in a window of Kitasatospora fiedleri genomic DNA:
- a CDS encoding cysteine hydrolase family protein — MHPRGKYGAEGYQQQVADRRVLENAARAIERARAADVPVIYVVVGFTAGYPEWPPGSPIFRAAKPDGRLLLGDWATQVHDAVKPAEGEPVIAKHRISPFHGTGLDLLLRTLGVDTLLLTGVSTDMVILATARDGHDRDYRVKVLEDATAADGPEMHRAALTVIARCAEITTVDEALADEALSDGAPAAGAPADGAQAAGAPGANR, encoded by the coding sequence GTGCATCCGCGGGGGAAATACGGCGCGGAGGGGTACCAGCAGCAGGTGGCCGACCGCCGGGTGCTGGAGAACGCGGCCCGCGCGATCGAGCGGGCCCGCGCGGCGGACGTCCCGGTGATCTACGTCGTGGTCGGCTTCACCGCCGGCTACCCCGAGTGGCCGCCCGGCTCGCCGATCTTCCGGGCCGCCAAGCCCGACGGCCGCCTGCTGCTCGGCGACTGGGCCACCCAGGTGCACGACGCGGTGAAGCCGGCCGAGGGCGAGCCGGTCATCGCCAAGCACCGGATCAGCCCGTTCCACGGCACCGGACTGGACCTCCTGCTGCGCACCCTCGGGGTGGACACCCTGCTGCTGACCGGCGTCTCCACCGACATGGTCATCCTGGCCACCGCCCGCGACGGCCACGACCGCGACTACCGGGTCAAGGTCCTGGAGGACGCCACCGCCGCCGACGGCCCCGAGATGCACCGGGCCGCGCTCACCGTGATCGCCCGCTGCGCCGAGATCACCACCGTCGACGAGGCGCTGGCCGACGAAGCGCTGTCCGACGGGGCACCGGCCGCCGGGGCACCGGCCGACGGGGCGCAGGCCGCCGGGGCGCCGGGGGCGAACCGATGA